In Cloacibacillus sp., the DNA window TAGTTACCGCCTTCGCTCCCTGAACGATGAGTTCCCGCGCGCCGTCGATAAAGGGCGCAAGTAGCGCCGGGTCTCCGTCTTCAACCACTCTTGCGACAGAGGCGCCTTTCACGACTTTATAGAGGACGGGGAAGTCCCATGTGAGCGCGTTGCCGATATCGCCTGGAATCCTCGGAAAATCCGTATCAAGCATCAGTATCCCCAGAGAAAATCCGTAGATATTTCTTCCGCCGCGGGCCGTTCCCCTGTACCTCTCCATCTTAATCCTCCTCTGCGAAGAGCCCTATCTTTATCGGTTTCACGGGCGGGCGGATAGTTCCCGGCGATACTTCGCCCATCGGAGTCCCCGTCGATCTCGCAATCTCTTTGAGTATGATATCGCGGCAGCCGCGTCCCTGGCATGGCCCCATGCCGACGCGGAGGATGCGCTTCAATTCGTCAAATTCGGTGTAGCCCGCCGCGATCCATTTGCGGATCTCGTCGATCTCTATCTCTTCACAGCGGCATATCACATTTACTTTCGCCATTTCAGCACTCCTCCTTCTGCGCGGCGCCCTGTTCGCGCACGGCGCGGACTTCCAGGTCTTCCTCCGGGCGCAAGCGTGCGGGCACGTTTACCGCGATCGCGCGTATTTGATCGGCCATCTCTTTCGGTATGACGACGCTGACCACGTAGG includes these proteins:
- a CDS encoding (2Fe-2S)-binding protein, whose product is MAKVNVICRCEEIEIDEIRKWIAAGYTEFDELKRILRVGMGPCQGRGCRDIILKEIARSTGTPMGEVSPGTIRPPVKPIKIGLFAEED